One Thermodesulfobium sp. 4217-1 genomic window, TCATTGACGAATTTGATGTATTTCAAGGCCTGTTTTTTTCTGACTTTTTGGGATATTTTGTAACTATTAGTGGAATATCATTCTGGCTTTATGTATCAAATATTACAAAAAACAACCCTTTTATGCTTTACATTGGTAAAAACACCCTTACTGTGTTTACCCTTCATGAGGCAATCTTTTACTTTTTTCAAAAAACAAATGAATATCTTTTTTACCATTTCGGCTTTCCTGATTTTTTTATCACGAGCAAAAAATTTTTTATCGAACAATGTATTAGCGGCTTTGGTTTGACAGCGGTTTCTTTATTTTTTTCTATCCTTGTAATATGGTTTCTAAATAGATATTTTTCTATTTTTTTGGGCAGACTATCAAGAAGGACAATGGGTAATAATAAATAAAATCATAATTGTGTTTTATAATAATAAGAAAAAATAAAGGGGTTCTTATGAAAAGAGCAAAGGCGCTTATATTAAGTGGTGGCAAGGGAACAAGGCTCAGGCCATTTACCTACACCTTTACAAAACAGCTGATACCTGTAGCCAATAGACCTATACTATATTTTGTTATCGATGACATACTACAGGCTGGGATAGAGGATATTGGGGTAATAATAGCTCCTGAGACAGGTGAAGAGGTAAAAAGAGTTCTTGCAGAGTATACTTTTGACAATAAAAAAATAGATTTTAATTTTATCTTGCAGGAAAAGCCTCTTGGTTTGGCGCACGCAGTTAAAACCGCCCAGGGCTTTTTGCAGGATAGTCCTTTTGTGATGTTTTTGGGCGATAATCTCATAGAGAATGGTATAAGTTCTTATATAGATAGATTTTTTTCTGAAGGTCTTGATGCGATGATCTTTCTTAAAGAGGTTGATGATCCTACGAGATTTGGAGTCGCTGTTTTAGATGACAATGGCAATGTAACAAAACTTATAGAGAAACCAAAGGATCCGCCTTCAAACCTTGCCCTTGTGGGAATTTACATTTTCTCGAATAAGATTCACGACGCTATCAAGCTGATAAAGCCTTCCTGGAGAAATGAGCTTGAGATTACAGACGCAATAGATACAATGGTCACAGGAAAAAATTTTGTAAAAGCACAGGTTCTACAAGGTTGGTGGCTTGATACAGGCAAAAAAGATGAAATTTTGGAAGCGAATAGAATAGTCTTGGATGAAAAGATTAAAAGACAGGTTTTGGGAGAAAATGTAGACTCTAAAATTGTTGGCAGGGTTCAAGTTGATAGAACTGCAAGAATTGAGAGGAGTGAAGTCAGAGGACCAGCGGTCATAGGGGCTGGAGCGATTATAATAGATTCATTTATAGGGCCATATACCAGCATCGGTGACAGGTGCCATATTGAGAAAAGTGAGATTGAACACTCTGTCGTCCTTGAGGAAAGTAAAATTTTTGGCGTAGGGAGAATCGATACCTCTTTGATAGGTAGAAGGACATATATTTCCAAAGAAGAAGAATTGGTAAAGGCTTATAGGTTTTTTATAGGCGACGATGCCCAGGTTGAGGTTTATTAGTGAAAGTAATTCTTTTGGGTTCAAATGGTCAGCTCGCAAAAGAGTTTTTGACTAACTCAGCAAATTTTAATTTTGAGTTGATATCTTTTAATAAAACTATGTTGGACATAACTAACTTTTTTGAATTAAAAGAGGCGATGAAAAATTATATGCCAGATATTGTTTTAAACTGTGCTGCCTATAACCAAGTTGATAGGGCTGAATCTGATCAGGAAACAGCGTATAGAGTTAACGCCTTGGGCCCCAGAAACCTTGCTGTGTTATCGAACGAACTTAACTTTGTACTTGTGCACTTTAGCTCAGACTATGTTTTTGATGGGACTTCGAAGAGACCGTATTTGATCTTTGATGAGACAAATCCAATTTCAGTTTATGGCAAATCAAAGCTTTCTGGCGAAAGAGAAGTGTCTTCTTTGTGCTCAAGGCATTATATTGTAAGGACTAGCTGGGTATTTGGTGATGGTCCAAACTCTTTTCCAAGGAAGCTTGTTGAGTGGTCTAAAGGCAAGAGCAGCCTTAAGATAGTAGACGATCAGATTTCTAGTCCAACTAGTGCAAGATATTTGGCCCTGAAAACATTAAATATGATAAATAATATGCCCTATGGCACTTACCATATTACAAATTCTGGATACTGCTCAAGATTTCAATGGGCTGAGTTTATTTTTAAGACCATTAAGTTAAATATAGAGCTTGTTCCTGCTAAGTCAGATGAATTTGTTACGCCTGCAAAAAGACCTTTATTTTCAGTTTTGGATAATTTCCCGCTGACTAGCGATGAAGACTGGAAAGATACTACCATCAATTATCTTTTAACAAATTTACAATTATGATATGATAGCTTTATCGAATCACAAAATTTATTGAGAGGGGAGAAAATATGCCCTGGCGTTTTTTTATAATTAGTTTTTTTCTCGTAACTTTATTGGTTGGTTTGTCTGCGGTTTCTTTTGCTGACGGGGGAAGTTCTGGCAGCAGCTATGTTAAGGTAACTGCATTTGGGGTAGAAGGTAATAAAAACATTGCGACTGAGGACATATTGTCTGCGGTCCCTTTTAGAATTGGCTCCAATATTACTCCAAATGACGTTCAAGAGAGTCTGAAGTCTATCTATGCTTTAGGTTATTTTAGCGATGTGAAGGCAAAAACAGAGCCATTTGAGGACGGAGTCAAGCTTATTTACGTTGTTACAGAGAATCCAATTCTTGAAGGAGTTCTAATACAAGGCAATACTGTTATCCCAACTGATAAAATTCTTAGCATAATGAATTTGCCCACAGGCAAAGTTTTTAACTACAACGAGATGGACAAGTCTCTAAAAAGGGTTGAGGATTACTATGCAAGCCAGGGATACACAGCAGCAAGGATAATGGACGCAAATCTTGATCCTTCGGGACATTTGTTGGTGACTATAGCAGAAGGAAAGATACAGGCTATAAAGATATTGGGCAACCACAGAACTGTAGAACACGTTATTAGAAGAGAGCTTAGCGTGAAGCCAGGCGAGATATTTAATTACAACAAAGTTAAGGCAGATATAAACAAACTTTATGATATGAACATATTTGACGATGTAGGCGTAATGTTTGAGCCAGGAACAAAGCCAGGCGAAATATTCCTTGACATAGACGTGAAGGAGAAGAAAACTGGTTCTGTTACGTTTGGGGCAGGATACAGCACTGCATACAATGCCATAGGTATGATAACTCTATCTGATACCAATATGTTCGGTAGGGCGCAAACTATGTCTATTGGACTGCAGTTTGGCACAAATCAATCCTATTATTCAATTAGCTTTTCAGATCCTAACTTCAACGATCACAATATGTCCTTTGCAGCAAACCTGTACAATTATAGAACTTATGGCTTGCTGATAGGCGGTTATACTACCGATGAGAAGGCAGCAGGGTTTAATATGTCATTTGGCTTCCCAATTTTCGATAAATATACAAGACAGACTATCACTCCTGGTTATGAAAGGGTTCACCTTTCTACAGATCAGACGATTAATCCAAACGATCAATATGATAGGCCAAACGGTTCTTATAGATCTCTAACCTATGCGCTATCAAGGGACACCAGGGATCAGACCAGAGACCCTCGTCAGGGATACTTTGCAAGCGCGAGCATATCTCAGACAAACGGCTTCCTTGGGGGGTCAAGTTTGTACTCATTCGACAAGGTGATTGCCGAATTCAGAGATTATATACCTTTGGATAAGTCAAAAGAACACGTATTTGCCTCTAGATTTATGGGTGGCACCTCTATAGTTCCTTCTGGCAAGATAATGCCTGTATACTATCAATACTATGTTGGCGGTCAGGGAACGGTTAGGGGCATAACAGATAACAAATACTATGGCAAATACTTTGCAATTGGCAATTTTGAATACAGGTTCCCATTTATAAGAGGCACTAGGGGCGCACTGTTTACCGATATTGGTGATGCCTGGGGCGGCAATACCGATTGGCCAAACTTTAAGCTTCATGCAGGCGTCGGTATGGGTATAATGTTAAATACCCCATTTGGCCCAGTTCGTGTTGATGGTGCATATTCGTCCAATCACTTCAAGGGTTACTTTGGTATGGGGAACCCATTCTAAGGTGCTAGAGGTTTTGCTTAAAGACGGTAATAATCAGTTAGCGGTGAAGAGCATAGGTGTTTGTTAAGTGCCTTACGCTAATAGTTTATTGAATATAAAAGGAGGGCTTTATTTGAAGAAGAGTTTGTTATTGTTTGCTTGTGCAATTTTAGTTTTGTTTACATTTCAAACTAAGGCGATGGCAAAGGACAATGTAGTTGCCTATATCGATCTTATGAAAGTTGAGGCAGGAGTTAACGAGTTGAAACCTCTTATCGATCAAAAGAATCAGGTTGAAACCCAATTTGAGCAATTGAGAAATCAGAAACAGCAAGAATTTGCTCAGGCTCAAGCTTCTGGCCAATCTCAAGATCAGCTGAAAAAGTTATACGATCAAATCAACCAGGAACTTGCTCTTAAGGCAAAAGACGTTGATGCTGCAAGATCTGCGATTGATGCGAAGTTGCAAACTGTGCTTCCTAAGATTAAAACAGCTATTGATGCGGTCGCAAAGCAAGATGGGGTCTCAATAGTTCTCGATAATGCTATAGTTTGGTGGGGCGGTTTGGACATTACCGATCAGGTAATAGCTAAGGTGAATGGACAATAAACTTTTATCCGAACTTGCTAAAGAAATTGGCGGTGTTTTAAGCGGAGATGACATTGCTGTAAATGATGTCAAACCCTTAGTTGTTGCATCTGGTAATGATTTAAGCTTTGTTATAGATAAGACCAATAATGAAAGTGCCCGCTCCTCGAAAGCGGGCGCCTTTCTTTGTTACAAGGGGTTTAAATCAGACAAGCCTACCATAGAGGTAGATTCGCCTAAATTGGCTCTGGCAAGAGTACTTAACATATTTTATCCGAAGATACATAGAGAGCCATATATTCACAAGAGTTCTGTAATATCTAACAGTGCCAATATTTCTGATAAATCATATATAGGTCCCTACTGTGTCATAGAAGATGGGGCTATCATAGAAGATGACGTTGAACTCGTAGCCTTTGTGTATGTCGGAGAGGGCACCTCGATCGGCAAGGGAACAAAGATATTCCCTTTTGTGAGCGTTAGAGAAAGATGTAGGATAGGCGAAAACTGCTTGATCCAAGCAGGTGTAACAATAGGAAATGATGGTTTTGGCTATGCGACTGATGCTTATGGGCATCATACATGGATACCACAGATAGGCGGAGTTTCAATAGGCGATGAGGTAGATATTGGATCAAATACTGCTATAGATAGAGGAGCCTTTTCTAACAGCGTTATCAAGGATAATGTAAAGATAGACAACCTTGTGCAAATTGCTCACAACTGCATCCTTGAAAAAAGCGTTATACTTGTTTCTATGGTTGGCTTATCGGGCTCTGTTCATGTCAAGGAAAATGCCGTTCTTGCTGGGCAAGTAGGTGCAAAGGATCACCTTACAATTGGAAAAGGAGCTACGGTTCTTGCAAAATCAGGTCTTATGAAAGATGTTCCAGATGGCTCAACTGTTATGGGTTATCCTGCGAGACCTTACATAGATTTTTTTAAAGAGAGAATTTTGATAGAACGACTACCTGAAATTGAAAAAAGAATTAAGAAGTTAGAAGAGCAGATTGAGAGCTTAAGCGATCAAAATAATTGCGAAGAATTTTAATTAAAAGCAGTAGTAAAGATTATATGCTTTTTATTATTTTTATATATATGTCTTTTAGGAGGAAAAATGAAAAATATCATTAGGTTACAGCAATTGGTTGTTGTTACAATTTTTCTCTCCCTATTTTTAATTTCCTTTTCTGCCAGTGCATTTTCATCAAATTTGGTAGAAGAGTATCCCAATGCGTCAATTGATTGGGGTAAAAATCAGATTGTTGCGATTGGTTTTGGTGTTGGAGGATTTACCAGCTCAGATCCCTTTAAAAGTTCTTACGATGCTGCAATGAAAAATGCTAAGGAAAGAATGATCTCTGTAATTATGATGCTAAAAGACAATAGAGGCGTTAGTTTGAAACAACTTTTATCTAATCCGCAAAATATGGATAAATTAAATGCATGGATTGAAAACCTTGATGCTAAGGTTCTAAAATACTCTGACAATAGCGTTAAAGTAATATTAACTGGAACATTGCAAGATAAACCCGACTCATTAGAAAATGCTTTAGGGGTTGAACTACAATCTCCAAATTAAATAAGGCTACATTCGAAGGTATAGGGATTCATACAGGCAAGGTTTGTAAGATTGAGGTTTATCCGTCTGATAAGGGGCTTTGGATAAAAAAAGGTGATATGATTTTCTCAAACTTTCAGGATATGGCTATTCATTCTGAAAACGCTACTGTTCTTGAAAATTGTTATTTTAGACTATCTACCGTTGAACATCTTTTATGCGCACTTGCTATGTTAAACGTTAATGACGCTGTAATTGAAATTTTACAGGGCGAAGAGATTCCGATTTTAGATGGAAGTGCTATTAAATTCTTTAAAAAATTATCTGATGTTTTTTCGAAAAAAAATAAAAAAAATATTTTTAAGTCTATTGAAAAGCCAATACTTTATAAAGAAGATGAATCTTTTATTTATCTGTTCCCATATAAAAGGTTTGAACTTAGGGTTTATTTGGATTATACTTCAAAGGGTTTAGGGCTTCTTAGCGACGAGTTTATTTTCGGAAGAGACAAAAGAGAATCCATTCTGAACTCGAGGACTTTCGGTTTTCTATCTGACTATGATTTATTAAAATCTAAGGGAAAGGCAATGGGAGCGTCTTTAGATAATGTTCTTGTATTCGATGAAAAAGGACACCCTTTAAGGAGAATGAGGAGCTCAAAAGAGGCGTCAAGGCACAAGATCCTTGATTTAATTGGAGATCTTTACCTTAATGGATTTTTGCC contains:
- a CDS encoding OmpH family outer membrane protein gives rise to the protein MKKSLLLFACAILVLFTFQTKAMAKDNVVAYIDLMKVEAGVNELKPLIDQKNQVETQFEQLRNQKQQEFAQAQASGQSQDQLKKLYDQINQELALKAKDVDAARSAIDAKLQTVLPKIKTAIDAVAKQDGVSIVLDNAIVWWGGLDITDQVIAKVNGQ
- a CDS encoding BamA/TamA family outer membrane protein; amino-acid sequence: MPWRFFIISFFLVTLLVGLSAVSFADGGSSGSSYVKVTAFGVEGNKNIATEDILSAVPFRIGSNITPNDVQESLKSIYALGYFSDVKAKTEPFEDGVKLIYVVTENPILEGVLIQGNTVIPTDKILSIMNLPTGKVFNYNEMDKSLKRVEDYYASQGYTAARIMDANLDPSGHLLVTIAEGKIQAIKILGNHRTVEHVIRRELSVKPGEIFNYNKVKADINKLYDMNIFDDVGVMFEPGTKPGEIFLDIDVKEKKTGSVTFGAGYSTAYNAIGMITLSDTNMFGRAQTMSIGLQFGTNQSYYSISFSDPNFNDHNMSFAANLYNYRTYGLLIGGYTTDEKAAGFNMSFGFPIFDKYTRQTITPGYERVHLSTDQTINPNDQYDRPNGSYRSLTYALSRDTRDQTRDPRQGYFASASISQTNGFLGGSSLYSFDKVIAEFRDYIPLDKSKEHVFASRFMGGTSIVPSGKIMPVYYQYYVGGQGTVRGITDNKYYGKYFAIGNFEYRFPFIRGTRGALFTDIGDAWGGNTDWPNFKLHAGVGMGIMLNTPFGPVRVDGAYSSNHFKGYFGMGNPF
- a CDS encoding glucose-1-phosphate thymidylyltransferase, with amino-acid sequence MKRAKALILSGGKGTRLRPFTYTFTKQLIPVANRPILYFVIDDILQAGIEDIGVIIAPETGEEVKRVLAEYTFDNKKIDFNFILQEKPLGLAHAVKTAQGFLQDSPFVMFLGDNLIENGISSYIDRFFSEGLDAMIFLKEVDDPTRFGVAVLDDNGNVTKLIEKPKDPPSNLALVGIYIFSNKIHDAIKLIKPSWRNELEITDAIDTMVTGKNFVKAQVLQGWWLDTGKKDEILEANRIVLDEKIKRQVLGENVDSKIVGRVQVDRTARIERSEVRGPAVIGAGAIIIDSFIGPYTSIGDRCHIEKSEIEHSVVLEESKIFGVGRIDTSLIGRRTYISKEEELVKAYRFFIGDDAQVEVY
- the rfbD gene encoding dTDP-4-dehydrorhamnose reductase produces the protein MKVILLGSNGQLAKEFLTNSANFNFELISFNKTMLDITNFFELKEAMKNYMPDIVLNCAAYNQVDRAESDQETAYRVNALGPRNLAVLSNELNFVLVHFSSDYVFDGTSKRPYLIFDETNPISVYGKSKLSGEREVSSLCSRHYIVRTSWVFGDGPNSFPRKLVEWSKGKSSLKIVDDQISSPTSARYLALKTLNMINNMPYGTYHITNSGYCSRFQWAEFIFKTIKLNIELVPAKSDEFVTPAKRPLFSVLDNFPLTSDEDWKDTTINYLLTNLQL
- the lpxD gene encoding UDP-3-O-(3-hydroxymyristoyl)glucosamine N-acyltransferase, whose translation is MDNKLLSELAKEIGGVLSGDDIAVNDVKPLVVASGNDLSFVIDKTNNESARSSKAGAFLCYKGFKSDKPTIEVDSPKLALARVLNIFYPKIHREPYIHKSSVISNSANISDKSYIGPYCVIEDGAIIEDDVELVAFVYVGEGTSIGKGTKIFPFVSVRERCRIGENCLIQAGVTIGNDGFGYATDAYGHHTWIPQIGGVSIGDEVDIGSNTAIDRGAFSNSVIKDNVKIDNLVQIAHNCILEKSVILVSMVGLSGSVHVKENAVLAGQVGAKDHLTIGKGATVLAKSGLMKDVPDGSTVMGYPARPYIDFFKERILIERLPEIEKRIKKLEEQIESLSDQNNCEEF
- a CDS encoding UDP-3-O-acyl-N-acetylglucosamine deacetylase, which encodes MSKLNKATFEGIGIHTGKVCKIEVYPSDKGLWIKKGDMIFSNFQDMAIHSENATVLENCYFRLSTVEHLLCALAMLNVNDAVIEILQGEEIPILDGSAIKFFKKLSDVFSKKNKKNIFKSIEKPILYKEDESFIYLFPYKRFELRVYLDYTSKGLGLLSDEFIFGRDKRESILNSRTFGFLSDYDLLKSKGKAMGASLDNVLVFDEKGHPLRRMRSSKEASRHKILDLIGDLYLNGFLPRAQIVAVRPSHKINTAVSKMLNKI